The DNA sequence ttctctTATGTAATTTCGCTTTTGATTTTTCGAAAGCATATCAATTTAGTGATATATAAGTACTGACCTCTCGATACACTCTGGACAGGTCACTGCTTGGGAATTATAGCTttggaacttcgttccaattttAAAGCGCCATTTGAACTTACTTTTCGGCTAATTACACCGCTATTAACTATTTCCGTCAGCGTCCAAATGTCAAAAATGAAATAGGCACAATATATCACGGCTTAGCCTGTCCAGTAATATAGAGGTCagtgaataaatataattcaattttgttttaatttgtactaAGTATATTTGTAAGGCAAACGCACCAGTACGAAATAAAGGCATAtgaatttataagtaaacattttttatttacatccctaatttgaatattactaattataaacGAGTTTCCATTGTTGAAACATCtgcataaaaacatataaatctaACTCTGTGAAACAGATGGATTTAATCTAAACATCAAGCatcaaaaaaatctataacttcaaaattatatcgacagaaaattaataaaaaaagcggttttataaaaagtttttttgtaaaagactCTTTCATTTAAGTACTTTGGATTTTCAACAGAATTTAAGAAGAAACTGATTGacaaaaagaagaaaatacgTCAAAGTGacgtttatttattgaaaaaaataagtaacattAAACTGAAAATTCAGAAACGATGTAATTTATAAGTGTCAATCCAAGCTATTTAAAAAGCAGTGTAAACAATGTAATTGTGAAAAAAGcaagaaaaagaaagaacGATGTTAAATCATCACCATCTGAAACTTAGTATGCAGAAtccattttttacaaaatgaatccacacaacaataaatataaagaatcgGACTTGTCCGAGACCTCAATGGATCAGGACAGTGAAGCCAGCTTAATCATCATCCCAGACTCCGAGGACTCCCGAAATACTTTATATTCCACAAacgttgatgaaatttattcaaattctgGCGGGATCTTAAACTACACAAAAGTGATTCCCGAAAATAGGAATTGTAAATCAACAGAAACCTCTTTTATAGAAGATAATTTAACAGAagattattcaaattattccACAGAATTGTCAAAAACACTAAGTGATAACATCTTTTATAGCAATGAGATTATCGAGCCGTATCCTCAAACGTTTTCCGTGCGTCCCGCTAACCTGGGAGATCAGCTTACTGTCAGGAATGTACTCAATACAAATGTACTTAAAGGTGAAAACTCTTCGAACCTCACAATTGATTTAACAGATAATGATAAGACACATACCATAGTTCCCTATCTATGTGGAAATAGTAGCCGTAATAGTAACCATTCAACGAGTAGTTATCAAAGCTCTTGTAAGTCTAAAAAACAAGAAGAATCTAATGCATGTGTTGATAAAACTAAAGCAAAAGTGTGTGAAGGTAGCACTAAATCATCTCAACCAAAATCatgtaaaatttgtaatgaTTCCAATATGAGTTTTGAAACTAAACAAATTTGTGCTAGTATTTTTTCCAGTACAAGTGTGGCATCTAAACGCCACGTTCCAGGGTCTGCTATAAGCCAGGATACTAAAGATATCTGTAGAGGTTCGGCTAAATGCTCAAAGAAAGGTGCGGCTGCTGAAGTAAAACATTCTTGCACGACTATTGACTCAACGAGGTGTTGTGCGACTATGCTGAGAGCGCCAAAATGTGATCCGGATGCTTTGAAACCGCCACCAAAAAAGGAGAGAAAAGCATCTTGTTGCTCGATTGCGCCCCAAGCAAAAAAATCTCTCTCCGATTTGCAAAAGTGTCCATACTCGGACGAAATACATAAACCTTCTGAAACTGATTCTCAAATTAAGTGTCCATTTAGAGATCGTTCAAATACTAAATTTTCCAATAACCAGAATAACCAATCAGAATATCAAAAGTGTCCATTTAGAGACGGTTCAAAATCTAACTCTAATAAACCTTCTCATTCAAACAAGTGTCCTTTTAGAAACGATTCGAAATCTAACTCTCCCGATAACCTCAACACACCTGCTGGTTTCGAGAAATGTCCATTCAGAGACGattcaaaatcaaaacattccATTTGCCAAAATAAAAGCTGTGCTGCATACTCTACTTCGTCTGACAGAAGAGATTCTACCAACGTAAGCGCTGAGAAGGTAATGAGTTGTACAGGGtctgaagaaaaaagaaaGGAATGCAAAAACAAACCGAGGTACTGTTCGAATACAATGATCTTAAGCGAGTCTGTGACTATGATGGAAGATCGTTTCTCAGTTTTGAATCTCGACAAATGTCCGTCGAAAATAAACATAGAGAATATGCAATACATGCAAACGGAATCTCAAGGTCAACCCTCGTCTAACGCCATGGAGGAGGAAACGCTCAGCGCACACAACTTACTGACGGAGTCGCAGAGGAATATCAACGCATATTACGGCTTCAACAGCAAACCTACAAACGTACAAAActgtatgaaaattaaagttattccTTCTACGGCACATTTAACAAATAGCGAACTGAGTGTGATTAAAACGAAAGGCGATCGAAACGAAACGATACCGACATGTAAAATCACCTCGGATGATTTCACTTCGATGGCTAAAGGCTTTTTTGGGTGTATTTATGCTAAAACCAAAGATGCGACGACCTATATAACACGTGAAAGTTTCAGACTTTTAGATGCGGCCAACCATAAGACTCAATCATGTAACACAGACGACACTTTAACGCCAGTTAAGGTTTGCGAAGATAAATCCATCGAGACGCCATTAAGCTACTTGATGCGAAATAATGGTTTACCTTTGGCGATGGTCGATCAAGGTACGAGTAAGAACGAGAAGCGTAAACGTGGGACTAAACTTGGCGATGAATCACCACACGCATCTTTTTCAACTGTAAACCTTTGTTCTTGTAGTAGGAAATACAAGTCACCGGACTTTTCCAACATCGCTGTCCAAGAGCCACCGCAGCAAATAAACAGCGTGTTTACAGCTATTAAATCGAAAATATTCTCGATCTTCAGAGATGACGATACAGCGACCGAATCGTGCAAGTCGAAAAACTCAAAATCCAGTTCACTATCTGAAGATTCGGACGACAGTTACGAAAACGAGACTGTTGAAAGCATGCTACCAAAAAGAAACTGATTATCTGtttcattacaaattatatctcaatccaatattattttgtttaattttcagcACACTTACATTGTGTACGCTAaaagttcattttaattaaaaaaattacaaaacaactaaattaagcttagattatttttaacgcAACAAAGTTGCAAATTTTTATCAGTTCCTTCTTTCGATatgttcttttaaaaacaattatggAAATTGATAGAATAGAATTTAATCTAAGCTACAAGAGAGCTGATAAACTTTAGGTACTTAAAATGCTGTAAGGTAGctaaatatctttaattaaatcttaactAAAATGTCACTGTTCAAATGTAACTTTGTTGATATAGTCTTTCACCTATAAACCGTAAATGCACCCATAATGTAGTCGTTGCGCATGGAACTGCAAAAAAGCCCGCGGTTAAAAGTTAGCACGATTTGTTACGTTGATACAAACCTTCATGCAGCCAGAAACTACTGGCCACTTTCTTTATCCTCTAATCTAACTCATCTGTCATTAATTTCTCCATTTCTATCAATATACCTCTATAGTAAAAGCaagacaacattttaaattataccatGTAACTTATACCATATTTCATATTCATCAAATTCAAAATGTCTGAAGATAATTGCAACGAAAGcaaaaatatgcaaatgaGATGTCTTCCGTGTGTGATGCCGTATACTGAGAACATAGAGAATCTAGGACAGGCCGGAGCCAAGGGAAAGACTGGGAGGAACCAACCGAATGGTCCATGTCACGGAAAGATTGATGATATCGACGGTTCCTGCCAATGTAATCCTGGACGACCTTGTTGCAATTTCGAAGACGTTGAGAAACCAGAAGAACCATAAAACAATAACGcaaaatacataacataaattataaagtagaGTGGGCTAAAACGGTACCAATGATGGATGATCTAACCATTTCTCTATTAGAGGATGTAAAACGTAATGTAACCagaagaaataattttgacgATTGTTTAGACGACACTGAAAAATATCGTATGGAGCTTCTTAAAGATACAAAGGTCAAAAAGAATAGtaagttacaattttaaataaatgaaagtaaagaccaaaataacttaaaaggtATTTACgggaaaaatttaacaatttacttACATGTATTGAGGTGTTAAATTACATTAGAACTTTTTATCAAGAAATAtggttgtatttttaattagtattataaaatttcaactgCGAACACTGCAACTAAAAGAATTAACTCGCGAAACATTATTTCAGATGCAAGTAGCGTCATCTATGTAAAACCATGTGAAAACAACGATCCTTCGCAGCCCTGTGGAACGAAGTATAATTTCTATAAGAGGCATGTATCCACACCGTTCCTTTGTTCGGAGAAAATAAAGAACCCTGTGATTGTAAAGGAGGAAGACAGAATcgaagaaaattaaatgtataaaagtactgtgtaataaagtaaattaataggaataacttgtttaaattacatcaTTGAATTACTTTACAGTACACAATAGTAGTTTTCAGTAATATCTGCTGCTACACGAATCATAAGCTTTCTTACCACCTAATATGTATGTTGAATATTAAAGTTGATCACTTTAAAGTCATACAACTTAGTTTTCAGAATGATTGATTTCGATCATAATCTGCTTAACACAATAGTTACAAAGATTAGAAAAGACATTCCGATTATCGCCAATATTTTgatgtacatatttttcagCTTCCTCTAAGCAGACTAGTTTAGCCTTGTTTAGCAGGCCTAAAGAGACTGGCACATTTGAGTAGTTACCTGCTCCGTAAAAAGAAGATTGACATCTGACAAACAACATCACTCAAAAGCCggcaataaattttcaaaattaataataaacaagcaAACCATGACTGATATGCTCAATGTaacatgaaaacaaaaaaatgtcacGTTGAACCAACCCCTGAACCTCCCCCGCCTGATCCGTGCAAAATACAAAAGCGCAAACAGCTCGAGAAGGCTGGAGTGAAGATCTGTGAGAAACCACCCATCCCGCAGCCGCCTCCGCCGCCGGAGTGCACGGCCATCTGCATAGAAAAGGTAAAGAACCCTCCACTTGCAATAAGAAGTCACGACTTGCCGGTAGTGTGCGAGGTCGAGCGCCAAACGACGGGAACCGCCAGGTGTGACGACATCGAGGCCGTGGTCGCAGCGCACCCTGACCTGCCCTGGCCCGGCTGCCCGCCCACGCCCACCATACCACCACCGCCCACGCCTGATCCCTGCGAGGAGCAAGCCAAGAGATACAAGCTAGAAGAGTGTAGAGAAAGAATGAAAAGATATCGAGAATAAAATGGACCCCTGTAAGACACCTAAAAAGAAAACGTCAAAGGAAAAAGCTAAAAATCCTTGCCAAATAAAGAAACCgttctttgaaaatattttggataGATTTCGAAGTAAACAAGAGAAAAACTGGCAAACGACAGGTAAGAAAAAgtcgaaaataaattttgagaaGCGTATCGCGAAACTAGAGAATCTGATTAAAAAGCTTCAAAACGAGATCTGCGAGCTGTCAACGAATGCAGAGACGTCTTTGAAGGAGATGCAGATGGCCAACCGCGCATCAGCTGACACTCCCTACCTAACAGTGCAGGGTTCCGGCGCCAGCGCGTACTCCTGCACACAGTGCCAAGTGAAGACCGTTGCCGtcaaagatattaattttacacgtGAAGATATTGAGAAAATAACCAACAAAATCCCGGAACTACAAAATCTCTTCGATTTCGAAGAATCATGTTGTTCATCAGAATCGAGAAATAATACAAGTGAAGACATGGACAAAGATGATTATGAAAACATAATGGAGGAGGAAGTTGACAAACTAATATACGAATTGAAATCTGAAATACGCAACAAACTTGGGCCCACGAAAGGCAGCGGACCAAAAATAACTGCTTCAAACGATGAAATGGAATGAAACAgtacaaacaaattatactaatattaataggaaagttgttgttttgctatattttgttatgtaaatgATGACAAAAaccttgaaataaatttaaaaaaaaaaactgtttttttttatcacgcGATTTCTCTTAAAGCAGATCTGAATTTTCTGGATGATTCATTTTATCATGCAAAGAATaggaaaacaatattaatattgaaacaaaatttttacctTAATTTCTCATGATTTTAGAGAACGGAGTGGTTTTTCGCTTTCTAAtgacataattaatttgtagttTGTCGTTCACATGATAATAGATGTcgcttttttcaatttttatttacgtttcaATTGAAGAggtcataaaacaaaaattaattgttttaaaaatttattagcactaacaataatatattttatacaaaatacaactttaaaatatatctatatactttataatacatattatctaAAGAAGCGATAGACGATGACTAGAAAACGCAATTTCTCATATAAATGGAAGAAACATTAAGTAACATATATAACTTATGAATAtcgaatgtttatatgaaatatgaGAAAAGATATACAGATAGCAAAAAATcgattacaaattatataaattgcaCATTTTGGcacaaaagtttataaatatacttttttctatattttcttctttcaaTTTTAAGGCACATTGCCGTACATATTacatcaattttttaaacaattattaatacaagaactttttacacatatttatattaaaaggcaAAACCAATacacaccttcagttttaactaaGGGTCTATCACGAATTTTTGCGATATTCGTTTTTGtcatcaaaatttgtatgagatttgtcgTAGTACTTTAAGCCTGATACAactcttttacaaattttgttgatgaCATCACAAATGTTTTCTAGCAAATTTTCGTACTAGGCCCTCTGTACAGTCTGACTTTACTGTTAAAACTTACTTGTGTAGACAAAATCTAGAATAACTACAATTAAAATCTTGGCTACAAACGTATGATTTAACTGTACAGTTcgactgttcagttaaaactgaagatGTGTAGCTGGCTTAAGATTAAGACCTATACTTTCTACTTTcaacgtaaatatttttggtacatataaaaacaatccttgtcgcaaaaataaacattccaatagaaataataactttCCTTATTATACAACTATAACAGATCAATAAATaacagaatataaaaaaaccgaGTAGGCTTCCACTGTTGAAATATCTAAACAAGAtatttctcattaaatttataaaaaccaaTCAATATGttcataatcaaaataaatttcaattaatatttttatggtctaatgttttactattaaatttaatagattctttacgattttttatttttatttaaaattacatttcttttgGACACAATATgcgagttataaaattttagttttctcTCTATCTCCATTTACCCTGAAATCAACAGGCACTCAgtcattcaaatataaaaaaaaatcatttaaaaatataaaaaaaaaattgtaatttaaatgaataacattTACTAGTAAAAATAGTTGGAATCACTGATCTCTATGAAAAGATTGCTTCGAAATAAGAGCATTTGcttctttcttatttaaacGCGCCTGTTGGTGTTACTCACATTTAATTCtatctctattattagttcgaatgCAGCGCCAAAATGGCCGACATCATATAAGCACAAAATACCATGTCATATAgcctatccatttatagaggtcagtggttaaaatatttcttggaagaaaaatatcattggtcatagattaaatatacgtcgtatattttttaataaacatttttttaacttgcaACATTGTAAACAAAGCTTCACGTTACCAcactaaaatattctatttacaaaatcaataaatctCTCCTCAGCACCAGCCCAGCCTCGGGCAGCCTAAAACCCTAAACGGGTACAAAAAAACCTATACGGTTGCCAACCAATATAGGGTTAACTAGaagccaaaaaatataatgctgttaaatttatttttttctcgaaGGAGGTTGCATTGGTGGCTGATGGAACGGATGATACTGTCGGGCAAAAATGCtgtcctgaaataaatataaaataattaaacctaaTGTAttgttgtttcattttataactagatggcgttagttTTTATGGAGACTTACCACTTCGCTCGGTCCGTTTCCAACAATGTTCATTTTCCGCTCTTGTAGTATTATTTGATTCGCGGCGCTGTAAAAAATCATCTACATTAGGtacagtaattttatattattagtgtaGATTACAAATACcataatcaaattttatacaagtcGACAGAAAGTAATTTCACTGGATCCTATAAAGCAGAAAAGATCCAACCAACATTGAGATATTTTCAAGTAAATACGATTTGAAATTTAGAAGTGACTTATTAGAATGAATGTTGgtacatactcgtatatagtGTCATAGAGTTTTGTTTGGTGAATGTTCTGAGATAATGTGGGTCTTTTGTGCGTATATAAAATTCGATTAGTAGattattactatataaataGACGACAAACTGTTGGTTGGATTTTTTCTACTTAACACTGatgttaaaaaagaaagaaaacctCTTATAATTCTGATAATTAGAcgcaaaaatatacaattttatgttaCGGTGTGGTTCATCAACTTATTGCTTCATCAATGCAAACGAAGAGCCGTGTTAAAGTTCTATGCAATATGTAAAGTCCTCACGTGTCCATCTCCTCCTGTGTGAGGTCGAGCGCCTCTTGCATCTCGCGCGAGGTGCTCTGGATGAAGTCCTTATCGCAGTACTTGCCCAGACCCTGCTCCATCAGTACCTGGAAATACACGATACGTACTTCATCATACAACGtgacacatattgttgtctctattttttcaaaaaggaTAAGAGGGATGACACTATGATTCTTATAAGAGATTCGATCGAAACCATCATTTATGCGACTTCACAGGAGTACAATGGCGGTAGACTGATAGATCCCGCAAAATCTATAGCTGAATGAATCTCGACTCGTAATACCTCAAAGAAACAGGCTTTAAATTGAATCTATGTTTTAACATTGTCTAAGGCTGCTGCACAGATGGCCCACTCTTACGTTGCAACGCGATTTCACAGAAAACATGTGTGAAGCTTGTTTCGTGTGCTGAGTGTGCGTATTGGAGGTCCAATTTACGTATTTCCCATTCCATTGTTTTCTATTAAGAAAATTTCCTAGATACTCACTCGGGCGATAAGGCTCTCCGCTGGATTCTCTACACAATAAGGCACGGCGTCGTTCTGTCTGGGTGTTTTGTCACGATCTGCACACAACAGTATAACActaacattttcaataaatacattattaaatattctaagATCTTTAGTTCCATCTTTGATTAGTctcaacaaaaacatttagaaatCCTTTTCAACATAACTATGAAAGAAGAAAAGAAGAAACCAGTATTGTTTCACATAACCCATGCTACATGCTCTACTAgacatagaaaaaaacatgttcAATGTCTAGCTTCCGTTTACAAtgcaaatataaatcaaattacacAGAAAGGTTTATGTTACGTATTTCTACTTACAGAAACATTTTACCTACGTTAAGTTACATGTTACGTTTAATattgttagtttaatttaatgttattctttgaaaatcaaacaaaatataaatgaaaaagaataacaaaagtaaaattgtattaaaataagaagCAACATTGAAAGAACTAAATagaaacataacaaatatgaTAACACAATCACAACACACTAAATCCAACTTACGGTTGTTTCTCATATTCTGGATTAAATCGTTGGATGTTTTTCTGGAAATTTGCACTTAATTCAGTACTCCATACTGGTATCATTATTGAAAACTGATCCTAATTGTGTTGAATAACTCAACTTTGTAATAGTTGATGTAAGTGAAACTAACATTGCGATAAAAcagtaatagaaaaaaatgtctaatCCATCCATTAAACATTAATCTAAGATACATCTAAAGAAAGGCCTACCTTATATCTGTGTCGctgcatttttatattacaaggtggcaaacaagcaagcggccacatgaattaaAGACAAAAGAGAATAACCTTccatgcatctcctcctccatcaaatccactttcatatcctttccttataagaaaagggttgggaaggaaaagaggactaaatttAGGCATTAGGCATTTCTATACAGTTCAATATTTAAAGGTGAACATAAACGGTTCTCTTTAAAAATCTCTATCTTTATACTATAAATGCaaacgtttagatggatggatgtatgtttgttagaaggtatttccagaatctccggatcttgatgaaatttggcaaaaacGTAGAACGTTTTTTAAAGACGCgtggtcggagtcgcgggcgatagctagtcatcttatatatataaaagaaagtcgtgttagttacaccatttataactcaagaacggctgaatagatttgactgaaaattggtgggcaggtagcttagaaccaggaaacggacataggataatttttaccccgttttctattttttattccgcgcggacggagtcgcgggtaaaagctagttaataataatgaccCAGTATGAAGTAacattaaagattttaatgtgCCATGATGTGACATACAACACGTACAACATTTACGAaagaaaatactaataaaattaaaggaaacaatagaaaaaaatataaataaaaatgtaaatttacaaaattactaaataaaattaagaaataaaaagtacgtataAAAAATCCGGGTTAAGAAAATATTCCATAATTTTTGttcttatttcaattttctaAACCCTCATATTTTCACTTATAGATTTATCAAACTAATGTATACTTACTCAATAACTTTGAATATTCTCTCCGAGTCCTTGCCGTGCAGTAAAGGCTGCATGGCTATTTCTTCATCACTTTGATGTCCGTCGTCAAATTTACTTTAGAAATATACAATAGAATCCATTcagtacaataaaatattttttttttaattttatttatgtagtttTAAGAGAAGCGTTCGAGACACATGATGTATACcaaattctttgtttttaaacataaaaatatatttcactgttcaaaataagttttcaaatacaaaaatgttattatctcataaacttttgcattataatgtttaaaatataattttatttgaatttttttgctAACTCCCGCAAGGTTCATTCTTTGGACCATATCTATTATAACGATTGATGTCGAATTTTGttcttgttattatttatgaattggGTCAAACTATTGTATAttacttttacttattattccaaaataatgtatactTACGAATCGTCCTCTGGCATTTTCCCATCTAAGCCCAATTCTCGTTGCATCATCAAACTAAGAGATTGACCCTTAGATGctcctaaaataaaaatttccataagtaaggaaattataaaagcaaaaaaactgtaaattataaaatgtttaagcaCCACTTGTAGTTCGACaagtagttttatttaatttgggaaattattttagttttttaaaaatgccaTCATGCATTTCGTTGTTTTTTAGTTTACCTTTACCGTTTGTTTTCTTCTCAGGCCGTGGAGTGGGCGGCTTATACAAACCTTCTCGACCACGTTTTTTAAACGTTGTCCACACAGCTCCGAATAAAGTGTGATTACGCTGTAAATTTTCAAACACAATTACTTAATAATGTTGAATTGAGTGAATGAATCATAAATCGTCATCTAAGAAGCATTACTCACTtagaaagaaaatgttttctttcgtATATGTTGGTTTGTATGACATTTTCATTGTGTCATTCAGTAACCTAAACGACTGATTTTCATGAGTAACGTATCATTAGTGGAACTCACCCTATGCATTGGTTCCACAGCTTCTGGAGTAATCTCATCGAGGTTACCGGAAATAGCTCGTTTGAGTTCAGGTCCTGCTTCGTGTAATGTCCTCAGACCCGCTTGTAGCGTCATCTGGTTGTTCTGAACTGAAGCTGCTGCGGCTTGCTCCTTACGTTTCCTAAACCTgttacacaaaattaaatctgtTGGAAGGATCAAAACTaggcattttttaaatcttttttggAATCAAATGTTCCATctatgttagtaaaatttacCATCTCTGTGAGTGAAAGATTACCTCTATTCCAAAAACATGTCTTCTCTATGtgaattcaataaatatcaatatgttAGACAAAGCCAATTGTAAAAAATGCCGATTTATACATGCAGAATTCCGGAACACAATATCACGCTATAACACGCAAAATGTCAGCAAAACAAAAGTGATTGAACGATGTATGTGCAAAAATCGAAAGCAAGTGATTgaacaacaaaaaatgttacacACGGAGAAAACATGC is a window from the Papilio machaon chromosome 23, ilPapMach1.1, whole genome shotgun sequence genome containing:
- the LOC106707516 gene encoding wiskott-Aldrich syndrome protein family member 1; translation: MKTKKCHVEPTPEPPPPDPCKIQKRKQLEKAGVKICEKPPIPQPPPPPECTAICIEKVKNPPLAIRSHDLPVVCEVERQTTGTARCDDIEAVVAAHPDLPWPGCPPTPTIPPPPTPDPCEEQAKRYKLEECRERMKRYRE